The following coding sequences lie in one Brachionichthys hirsutus isolate HB-005 chromosome 15, CSIRO-AGI_Bhir_v1, whole genome shotgun sequence genomic window:
- the LOC137904870 gene encoding COP9 signalosome complex subunit 9, translating to MPLKDRLNSTIMKPAVDEMFPEGAGPYVDLDEAGGSTGLLMDLAANEKAVHSDFFNDFEDLFDDDDIQ from the exons ATGCCACTAAAGGATCGCTTAAACTCGACCATCATGAAACCAGCAGTGGATGAAATGTTTCCCGAGGGCGCTGGACCGTACGTGGACCTGGATGAG GCTGGGGGCAGCACAGGACTGCTGATGGACCTGGCTGCTAATGAAAAGGCTGTTCATTCTGACTTCTTCAATG ATTTTGAAGacctgtttgatgatgatgacatccaGTGA
- the apoda.1 gene encoding apolipoprotein Da, duplicate 1, protein MKSSFAVVFAFLLPIIGAQVPHWGPCPEPSVQPAFNLKQFMGRWFEIAKLPAQFEKGQCIENNFTLTTENSFRVASAEVLKGEIRKLDGTGVVEDPKHPAKLGVSYSYVLPFSPYWILSTDYVNYAVVYSCTDILRLFHVDFAWIMGRTRSLPDATVWKAKDAFVKNNIDVSRMIITKQQGCDKRIESDI, encoded by the exons ATGAAGTCATCTTTTGCCGTGGTTTTTGCATTCCTCCTCCCGATCATTGGGGCTCAGGTGCCACATTGGGGACCGTGTCCAGAGCCATCGGTTCAGCCGGCTTTCAACCTTAAACAG TTCATGGGGAGATGGTTTGAAATTGCCAAATTGCCGGCCCAGTTTGAGAAGGGGCAGTGCATTGAAAACAATTTCACTTTGACAACGGAAAATTCCTTTCGCGTGGCCAGCGCTGAAGTATT aaaaggtGAGATCAGGAAACTTGATGGGACTGGAGTTGTGGAGGATCCAAAACATCCAGCCAAGTTGGGAGTAAGTTATTCTTATG TGCTGCCCTTCTCCCCATACTGGATTCTGTCCACTGACTACGTGAACTACGCAGTGGTGTATTCCTGCACAGACATCCTCAGGCTCTTCCACGTTGACTTTGCTTGGATCATGGGACGAACACGATCTCTGCCAGATGCCACTGTCTGGAAGGCCAAGGATGCCTTCGTCAAAAACAACATTGACGTAAGCAGGATGATCATCACCAAGCAGCAGGGCTGCGATAAAAGAATAGAATCAGACATTTGA
- the and2 gene encoding LOW QUALITY PROTEIN: actinodin2 (The sequence of the model RefSeq protein was modified relative to this genomic sequence to represent the inferred CDS: substituted 1 base at 1 genomic stop codon), producing the protein MQGLGEEGAVFNQQAAAYVRAPEHQRLQEFLGAVPVEQSRQEDGEDQRRGMWDTLAYKSWTPAVSDDVNAEAAASFTKLIRNRRNAPFMAAPQFKRLPDFWGWYKHFMDTQNQEGVEDLDRLYVAYLQNKHRSEEGPTFNHYLTHLSEIYKACANSDDPECIAESTSKPKAAVVMPAPIKSAAVRLCNPYLDPYCRFPLTPNAAAPQTAPAKAPAPILTPILPSPMKGPAGFYHHAPVLEPFLSTEQQTELMRICNPEDVECLQYHLRAAYGYRPAPGPAPSYAALNCDPKNPYCMPPLVHKAPTGFYHRLYPTCDPAVDPLCVAKVAAPAPLAAEEAPKEQHCNPLFDVGCNPLTATKLSSLTKPVLLYAPKDGPAPPAAPLSCDPRYDPYCIRAAAAALRRPAPQIPEHQVRYXLGVHGKTKEGYDCYVHYDKDCTPVQSDHKARAIKAPVKPFCHPYDHNCGKFASPVGIEEAPKHVKDGTILPHPDCDPEYDYNCRLRPAEPAIVSEEPAAAEGKAAKDATVPRFGDFLRSIMRQQK; encoded by the exons ATGCAG GGtctgggggaggagggagcggtGTTTAATCAGCAGGCTGCTGCTTATGTCAGGGCGCCAGAGCACCAGCGCCTGCAGG AGTTTCTGGGGGCGGTTCCAGTGGAGCAAAGCAGGCAGGAGGATGGTGAGGACCAGAGACGTGGCATGTGGGACACGTTGGCTTATAAGTCATGGA CGCCTGCAGTATCTGATGACGTGAACGCCGAGGCTGCGGCGAGCTTCACTAAGCTAATTCGCAACAGAAGGAATGCCCCCTTCATGGCGGCGCCCCAGTTCAAACGCCTGCCAGACTTCTGGGGCTGGTACAAGCACTTCATGGACACTCAGAACCAGGAAGGA GTTGAGGATCTCGATCGTTTGTACGTGGCCTACCTGCAGAACAAGCACCGATCAGAAGAGGGTCCAACCTTCAACCACTACCTGACTCACCTCAGTGAAATCTACAAGGCTTGTGCCAACTCGGATGATCCAGAGTGCATCGCTGAGTCCACCAGCAAACCGAAGGCTGCAGTTGTGATGCCCGCCCCCATTAAGTCTGCCGCCGTCAGGTTGTGCAACCCTTACCTCGACCCCTACTGCCGCTTCCCTCTCACTCCCaatgctgctgctccacagacaGCTCCAGCCAAGGCGCCAGCACCTATCCTCACCCCCATCTTGCCCTCACCGATGAAGGGCCCCGCTGGCTTCTACCACCATGCCCCTGTCCTGGAGCCGTTCCTGAGTACTGAGCAGCAGACTGAACTGATGAGGATCTGCAACCCTGAAGATGTGGAGTGCTTGCAGTATCACCTGAGGGCAGCTTACGGCTACCGCCCAGCCCCTGGCCCCGCCCCATCCTATGCTGCTCTCAACTGTGACCCCAAGAACCCCTACTGCATGCCTCCCCTGGTCCACAAGGCCCCCACTGGCTTCTACCACCGGCTTTACCCCACCTGTGACCCAGCAGTTGATCCTCTGTGTGTGGCTAAAgttgctgctcctgctcccctCGCTGCAGAGGAGGCACCAAAAGAGCAACACTGCAATCCTCTGTTTGATGTTGGCTGCAACCCCCTGACTGCCACCAAGTTGTCCAGCCTCACCAAACCCGTGCTGCTTTACGCACCCAAAGACGGGCCTgcccctcctgctgctcctctgtccTGCGACCCTCGGTATGACCCATACTGCATACGggcggccgccgccgccctgcGCAGGCCTGCTCCACAGATCCCCGAGCACCAG gTTCGCTACTAACTTGGTGTCCACGGCAAGACCAAGGAGGGCTACGACTGCTATGTGCACTATGACAAAGACTGCACCCCTGTCCAGTCTGACCACAAAGCCAGGGCCATCAAGGCTCCAGTCAAGCCCTTCTGCCATCCATACGACCACAACTGTGGCAAGTTTGCTTCACCCGTCGGTATTGAGGAGGCCCCAAAGCACGTCAAGGATGGTACGATCCTGCCCCACCCAGACTGTGACCCAGAATACGACTACAACTGTCGCCTGCGTCCAGCTGAGCCCGCCATAGTGTCTGAGgagccagctgctgctgaggggAAGGCCGCTAAAGACGCCACTGTCCCACGCTTTGGAGACTTCCTCAGGAGCATCATGCGCCAGCAGAAGTAG